The stretch of DNA CCGAGTCGATCGAACGGATGTGGTGCTGCTGAAGCTGGTGAGTTGCTTCGTGCTCTGCAAGGAATCTAGTCTCATCTTCTCCCTCTGCTTCCTTTGCTTCGGCTTCGGCTTTTTGGTCGTCGGGGAGGAGCATTGCGAAGGGATTGATGTCGACATCGTCGTCGTCTCCGTCAATGGCCATGATTAATACGCGGCCGTTCAGATCAGTTCTTCGCTCTTCAGACGCATTTAATCCTTAGGGCTTCCTTGTAAGAGAGATGCGAGGCGTTTTCACGCGGACGGCAAGGTTTCATGCTACCTGCTGATCTGGCAGACAATTGTTGGCTGTTTATCCGGTGTTACGTTTTTTAGCTTTCAACAAGAAGAAATAATCAGACTCGCCGAAAAGGAAACCCGTGGTTGGCCCGTGGCACCCTATGAGGACGTCaagttcataaaaaataaacccTGCGACCTAGTACAGCGAGATTTCTTGAAAATTGGTGACTTGTAGTCGTTATATACTCGGTGAGAGATTTTCTGTTAAATCTTGATTGTTAGATTCGTGATTAATCTCCTCTCTTCATATTATAGGTTGGCGGGAGGAGCGAGggattttatcttttttgagtttataaaaaataagtttaaattaaattttatttaaatagtaaaaaaactaattgttattcttttaaaattaatattaacaagaaaaataaataaatattcagtCCATTTTTGCTGAGATTTACAGTTTGTCAAATAGGCGtgacaaaaaataagaatttaaagaattataacGTAAAAAGTAACTTGACTAATTTCAGTCATTTTCATTAACTGCTCATTCTTCCATCCATTTCCGTTCGACTCGCCCCTTCCGGCCAATTCCTTTTCATCCCATCTCCCGAACACACTGTCTACCAAatactcttctctctctctctgaccgCGCAAGAACAGAAGAGAAGCATGATAAGGGCGGTGATGGTGATGAACACCCTTGGCAAACTTCGCCTTGCCagattttatgattttcagGTCCCAACcaaatctctccctctctctggcCATCTCTATATCTAGAATTCCTATTTGCATGATTATTCATGTTTCTCCAAATAATTGGATCCATTTTGGTatgtaatttgattttcatcGCAATAACCTCTTCAGTTGAATTTCTTTCGCGAGGTAGCCTGCTCAGAACCAGCAACAGATTGTTCGAAGCGTATActcaggtctctctctctctctctctgttgatTGGTATATACACGTTAGACAAACACGTTTATATGACTACTATGTTGAtctttagttttgatgatggcTGATTAATGTTTGGCCTTTTAATTCTCTTGCAGTTTTATGTCGTAGACCTGAGAACGTTAGCAGTTTCATACAAGTGGAGTCGATCTTCGGGCCAGTAATTTCTGCTTCTCTGAATTGTTCAATCTCATCCCCGTCTATATGATGCCTCTATAAATCACAGATCTATTAAGCCCACAGTTCACTGACAGTAGTCTATAAATGGTAGCGGCTATGATTTCTGGTGAGGGCCGGCTCAAGGGGGCCGATAATTAGTTTAGTGGCcttccaaaaaataataaaaattattgaaaatttatttttcttattttttgagatttaaaatcagtaattaaatttttatattctagtttagaaagtaaatccttttcaattgacaatatagacaagaaaaacgaaaaaaaaaatgaaaaagtaaaaattgaataaataaaaaatgtgaagaGTTTACAGCTAAGtctgtaaattaaaaattcacttatctacttttgttgtttttttctttaatgcccAGATAAGTGCAGATTCTCCAaatgaaatttcattttatcaAATACCACTtcttgtctctttttttttcgtTACGTTACTAGTTTACACCACATTATTCAttgtctaatattaaaaaataatccatagACTTAGGAAGTTGAGAGCCTTCTCATTTAAATGGCATCTCACTATACATGGTCTAATATTGGAAAATGATCCGTCAACTTTGAGAGTTAGGGGGCCTctttgttcaaatgaaataacaaaattaatagaGTATGAATATAAAGAAAGCCATCGTAAAATAGGATTAGtgattttacatctcaaaaaataaaaataaaaaaattttaattaattattaattttggggcCCCTTCTCCTTGGGGGTcctaggcataggccttagTGGCGTCGTAAAATAGAATCTCTCTTGAATTGTTTAGTCTCATCGCCATCAATTCTTCTATAAGATTACAAAGCTACTAAGCCCACTGTTCAGTAATTGGTGTATAAATGATAGCAGCTGTTGTCAATTTCGTTCTACCAAAATCTGGCGTAATTCTTACCATCATTAAGCCATCTTCAATTACTTGCAACTTATGGTTGATTACTCGACAAATCCTGCTGATGCTAGTTTTGATCTTCTCTTGATGATTTCTAAAAATGATATATGTATACCAGTCTAATTTATTTAGATTCTCAGGATAAGAAAATACTACAGAAAATTTCAGTGTTATTGTTGCACATAAATTCAACCCTCTTTTCTGAGGAACTTTGAAGATCATACATAACTTACGGGCCACTTGTGTTCTGGTAATTATATCATTCTGCTTGATTTCAACATGTCAGACCCGTGATTGTTTGGATCAAAATCTTTCTTTGCTTTGTCATGTCTATTTGTCAATACTTTGTCCAGGTGGACGTTGGAACATGACTTGTACATATCCTGCAGGATACTCGTCTTGTATACAAGCACTATGCAACTTTATATGTTGTCTTTGTGTTTGATAGTTCTGAGAATGAGCTGGCCATGCTTGACTTAATACAAGGTAAACTCTAATTTTTTACCCTGCACTAAAATCCATGCACTATCAATTGCATCAAATGGAAAGTCTCATAAACTTCATTTAAACTATTTAACAATCTAAAGTCAAAAAACTCGTAACTGCAATTGCAAACATAAATCAGAAATTATTTGTCAATATCGAAAGAGGGAAAAATGCTAGGGACAATGGATGCCAACATAAGAGTGGAAGATATTATGAAAAAACATATTAACTTACGGTGTTAACTGAACTATTGCACTTGGTAGATTGAAATGGAAAAACAACTGAAGTAGGTAGGAATAACTTTCTTGGTTTGGTTGCAATAATGCTTATggtataattttggaaagtcGGAGAAATTGGCATATTCAGTGAATCAAGCATTGTTAGTGGTGCCAATTCAGTTATGATTACCATCAATAATGTGCAAGGTaatcaatatttttattcttatgacATTATGGTTGAAGTAGGCATTGCAAATAAGTCCATCTATTGACCTTAAAACAATTCAGATAATGCATATGAATAATGACTTCCTTTctgaacttttcattattttcttggacAGCAAAATCTTGTATGCTGTCAGACATGTTTATCTCACCTTTAAGCTGAATgtaacctaaaattaaaaaaaaaaaaaaaaatgggatcttgtttataaaatttgaataacacCATATCAATCCTtaatcccattatgtggggtcgaCTACCTGAATTCTAGTTTGCAAATCATTTCTATTCGTGACTTTATCTTATATAAGTCCATTGTAACTCATATTACACTGAAGATCCTCAAACCCTGTTTTGTCTTGGACCTTGGTCTTCCTCTATTGCTTTTACTAAATACTAGTTCTACCATCCACCCTCTTCACAAGAGTCTATTGGTATTTTTCTCACAAGACCAATTTGTCTTAATCACATATCACACAtattatcttcaataggagctTTAAGGACAAAAGCGGAAGCCAATTTACCATTCATAGCTGATACAATGTTCAATGGATGAGCTTTTCATGAAATTAATCGGTGACATTACTAGAACAGCAataattgtttcattttattatgattaattCAAGGTTCGAGGACGAACCTTGGTAGCAGCAATAAGATTGCTCTTTTGTGACTAAAAGGTGAGTTTGAGTTGTGTAAACATCTTTTTGATAAGAAAGTGAAGAAAAGGTTGTCTAACCAAAAAACCCTCTCCTGACCCTCACAAAGAGAGCACTGTGCCATAGAGACCTCTTTTTATGGTTAATGTGAGGTCAGCTACCTAAGAATGGCTTCAAAATCTTGTGTGGGTGATGAATTCCACAAAAGGAACTGGAATGCAAAGAGATCATTGTTTTGTTACAAGGCATTATGTGCTAACTTGGAATAGACCTGACCTCAGCTACCACCCTATATGAGAACTCTGGTGGATGTATCTCCCTTTCTGGTACCAATTTACCCACGGAAAATTGTGAATAAAATAAGAGGTCTATACTGCACATCTGCctcgtatatgtatatatatatttctttttatggCCTATGATGATGGAACTTCTCCTAAGTTTGTGCATTAGGGCTGAAACTTTTCCTAGGACTAAAAATGTCTTTAATATGGTCATACTGTTCAACTGTAAATTGTTTATGTTGTTAATTCCTGTGGAAGTTGATTCCACTGGCCATCTTgtttatgataaatataatgTTCTTGGACtataataacaaaacaaaaaggttGCATGCAGCTTATACATGTAGGATTAACATGATCCTTATATGCAGGGTCAGACGGTTCTATGATATAGTTGCTGCCTACTCATCAACTCTTTGTGTATCATCCCAGCTAGTAGTGGACTTTCAatgttcttttccttttttttcctttattttatgGGTACATACTTTAAAttgttgcttttattttttaattgtgacTAGTTTTGCTAAGTTTAAAAAAGTTGCTTAGTGATTTCACTGAATAACTTGTTGGGGTCATGAGGAGATCTTGATGGGGAATAACTGATTAGGCTCGTTACAGATATGACATACGCcgaaattttttattcttatttttcccTCAATTGCTAATTTGAAGATTCATATTCTGTAAATTTTGCCTTTATTTGATTGGgtaacttattttaaatttatcttaattcttTCAGTTTTTGTGGAAACGCTGGACAAAAGCTTCAAAAATGTCTGCGAGCTTGACATAGTCTTCAGTTATAACAAGGTTGTTTCTGTAGTTTCCTTTGTAGCATGTactattctttttcttaatCCTATCAGGCCTCTATTTTCCTCTTTGCTAGgtatacataaatttttatcCCGTTTATTTAGCAAATATTGCCAGTGGAGATGATATATTTGCTATATTgcaagttaaaatttttaagatcTTGACAATTAATCTTGACTTAGGGAGGGAAGTTCTAACCTTCTTTGAGGTTGGGGTAGTATCCTTTTAATACAGTACCAATTATGCTTGGCTCCATTATAAGAAATGTTGATtgactttgaaattgatttcgCCTGTTCCATGTTTAACAACAATCCAAGTGATGCTTTTTAGAATTTGCAAGTTGAATTTAGATATTGGCATGCAGCAGCATGGAAAATTTAACAATCTCTCAAGGAGAATACATACAAAAACCATTGTAGACATCAGTAGTATGACATCATTGACCTTGCATACTGGCTGGAATTTTGACTAAAATTTCTCACCGGTCAGCCTCCAGTACATTTTcttttgaatgtacttttataAGCATACAAGGTAAGTGTTTAAGCCGAAATTAGCTTATCTTCTGCAGGCGCATGCTATTCTAGATGAGATCGTTTTTGGCGGTCAAGTACTGGAAACTAATTCAACCGAAGTTCTGAATGCTGTTGGAGAAATTTCGAAGTACTCTCTCTCATCGCACACCCTCTCTCATCGCACACCCTTATTTGGGTGGGATGCCAGTATTCGCATTAGATTTTGACTCTCCATTTTTTCACGTGGAGCTGCCAACTGGTGAATGCAGGTTAGAAACAGCCTCAAAAGGCATCACACTTTTCCCTAAATCCGTATCATGGCTAGGTGGGTGATCTTCCTCTAGTTAATTGATTTGACAACCAGGATGTCTGAAATGGGACGAAGTTTGCTGCATGCTTGCCCAGGTGATCTGATACTGCTTTAAGAAGTCGTAGGCAGTTACACGACACTACATCGGATTCATTATTGGAGAAACTTGAGGTTGTGCAAGTCAAGTGAAGGTTTACTGACATTTTTTCGTACAAAAATTGTTCGTATTACACTTTTAATTAGTGGGTGCTCCAACAAGCAATCTCTGTTTTATGCATAGTTCAATTGAATTTGAAGTTCGAGCTTGGTACTTCTATGTTGAAACATGTATTACGTTTTTTTTCTTCTGGTAACTATTGAGTGGaatgaaaattatttagtttattaGTTCTCGTAAGCAGAATAAAGCATTAGATCAATGTGTAACTATCTGACTCTTTGCTTTGAGCATCATTTCAATGGCTTGTTGACATCTTCAAGGACCACGCGGGCGGCATTACGCCCTGGGGCACCCATGACACCGCCACCGGGATGCGTCCCGCTCCCGCACAAGTACAGTCCCGGCACTGGGGTTCTGTAATTTGACCTGCACTTGGAACATTTCAATGAATAAGGTTGAAAATAGATGCTCTAAAAGCATTAAAGGGTATGCCAATTTTGCTGTCTTTTCATTAAATCTGTTCAG from Diospyros lotus cultivar Yz01 chromosome 6, ASM1463336v1, whole genome shotgun sequence encodes:
- the LOC127803922 gene encoding AP-3 complex subunit sigma-like isoform X2; the protein is MIRAVMVMNTLGKLRLARFYDFQPAQNQQQIVRSVYSVLCRRPENVSSFIQVESIFGPDTRLVYKHYATLYVVFVFDSSENELAMLDLIQVFVETLDKSFKNVCELDIVFSYNKAHAILDEIVFGGQVLETNSTEVLNAVGEISKLETASKGITLFPKSVSWLGDLILL
- the LOC127803922 gene encoding AP-3 complex subunit sigma-like isoform X1, whose translation is MIRAVMVMNTLGKLRLARFYDFQPAQNQQQIVRSVYSVLCRRPENVSSFIQVESIFGPDTRLVYKHYATLYVVFVFDSSENELAMLDLIQVFVETLDKSFKNVCELDIVFSYNKAHAILDEIVFGGQVLETNSTEVLNAVGEISKYSLSSHTLSHRTPLFGWDASIRIRF
- the LOC127803922 gene encoding AP-3 complex subunit sigma-like isoform X3, with the protein product MIRAVMVMNTLGKLRLARFYDFQPAQNQQQIVRSVYSVLCRRPENVSSFIQVESIFGPDTRLVYKHYATLYVVFVFDSSENELAMLDLIQVFVETLDKSFKNVCELDIVFSYNKQHGKFNNLSRRIHTKTIVDISSMTSLTLHTGWNFD